In Zerene cesonia ecotype Mississippi chromosome 18, Zerene_cesonia_1.1, whole genome shotgun sequence, the following are encoded in one genomic region:
- the LOC119833799 gene encoding sorting nexin-12 yields the protein MMAEDTTADATRRLNVKKQTLDDAYAAPANFLEIDVVNPTTMGVGKKRYTDYEVRMRTNLPVFKVKESSVRRRYSDFEWLRNELERDSKIVVPPLPGKALKRQLPFRSDDGIFEEEFIEDRRKGLEVFINKIAGHPLAQNERCLHMFLQEPTIDKNYVPGKIRNT from the exons ATGATGGCTGAAGATACGACAGCCGACGCAACAAGGCgattaaacgttaaaaaacAGACATTAGACGATGCGTACGCAGCACCGGCGAATTTCTTAGAAATTGACGTGGTGAACCCTACTACGATGGGAGTTGGGAAAAAACGGTACACAGACTACGAGGTTCGCATGAGG ACCAATCTTCCTGTGTTCAAAGTGAAAGAGTCGAGCGTGAGACGGCGGTACAGTGATTTCGAATGGCTGAGGAACGAACTGGAAAGGGATAGTAAG ATTGTAGTTCCACCTTTACCTGGTAAAGCATTAAAAAGACAACTCCCTTTCCGAAGTGATGATGGTATCTTTGAGGAAGAATTTATAGAAGATCGTAGGAAag GTCTGgaagtgtttataaataaaatagccgGTCACCCGCTGGCCCAGAACGAGAGATGCCTTCACATGTTCCTGCAAGAGCCCACTATCGATAAGAACTATGTCCCCGGAAAGATCCGAAACACATAA
- the LOC119833930 gene encoding pre-mRNA-splicing factor Slu7 isoform X1, whose product MTTTAKVAVSQILRNKDELGEEDDEPKKKSREDWRKAKELEEARKAGTAPAAVDETGKDINPHIPQYISSAPWYYGTSGPTLKHQRPQADREGQFTKLDTFYNKGVDTSSVATKYRKGACENCGAMTHKKKDCLERPRKIGAKFTNAGIAPDEFNQPNLNLSYDGKRDRWNGYDPSEHKAIIEEYQKVEEAKREMRAKKLEEDPTAVEDDDNEGEDEDKYVDEVDMPGTKVDSKQRITVRNLRIREDTAKYLRNLDLNSAYYDPKTRSMRDNPHPEAAESDYAGENFVRLSGDTASHAAAQVFAWEAQARGLDVHLLAEPTKLQLLQQDYHQKKQQFKTQVKQSVLDKYGGAEHLAAPDRALLLAQSEVFTTYNRDGTLLAAAEKQWLKSKYEEDILINNHTTVWGSYWKDGQWGYKCCHSFIKMSYCVGEAGKSVVMDVPEPSTSTAEKKAVTTKSEKSSSESSESSSSESEVDTRSKTEKTSKKKKSKKKAKKKKQKKEKKKEEDKLKKALEKEERQQKRAEHLLAQDERKRPYNSMVEVKEPTSEEMEAYMMKRRRDEDPMSQFM is encoded by the exons ATGACTACCACTGCAAAAGTAGCAGTGTCTCAGATACTACGCAATAAAGATGAATTAGGTGAAGAAGATGATGAACCTAAAAAGAAATCCAGAGAAGACTGGCGTAAGGCCAAAGAGTTGGAAGAAGCTCGAAAGGCTGGTACAGCACCTGCCGCTGTCGACGAAacag GAAAGGATATAAATCCACATATACCGCAGTACATATCATCAGCTCCATGGTACTATGGCACCTCTGGGCCCACACTTAAGCACCAGCGCCCGCAAGCAGACCGCGAAGGCCAATTTACAAAACTCGACACATTCTATAACAAGGGTGTTGATACT AGCTCAGTAGCTACCAAATATAGGAAGGGTGCATGTGAGAATTGTGGCGCAATGACACACAAGAAAAAGGATTGCCTTGAGAGGCCCAGAAAG ATTGGCGCAAAATTCACAAATGCCGGGATCGCACCAGATGAATTCAACCAGCCGAATTTAAACCTAAGTTATGACGGAAAGAGAGATAGATGGAATGGATATGATCCATCAGAGCATAAGGCTATTATAGAAGAGTATCAGAAGGTAGAGGAAGCTAAGCGGGAGATGCGAGCCAAGAAGTTGGAAGAAG ATCCAACGGCAGTGgaagatgatgataatgaaggTGAGGATGAAGACAAATATGTGGATGAAGTTGACATGCCTGGAACAAAg GTGGATTCAAAACAACGTATCACAGTGCGGAATCTGCGAATCCGTGAGGACACAGCAAAGTATCTGCGCAATCTGGACCTCAATTCAGCATACTACGATCCTAAGACCCGTTCGATGAGAGATAATCCACATCCTGAGGCTGCGGA GagcgactacgcgggcgagAACTTCGTCCGGCTGAGTGGCGACACGGCGTCGCACGCGGCCGCGCAAGTGTTCGCGTGGGAGGCGCAGGCGCGCGGCCTCGACGTGCACCTGCTGGCCGAGCCCACCAAGCTGCAGCTGCTGCAGCAGGACTACCACCAGAAGAAGCAGCAGTTCAAGACGCAG GTGAAGCAGTCCGTGCTGGACAAGTACGGCGGGGCGGAGCACCTGGCGGCGCCGGACCGCGCGCTGCTGCTGGCGCAGAGCGAGGTGTTCACCACCTACAACCGGGACGGCACGCTGCTGGCCGCCGCCGAGAAGCAGTGGCTCAA GAGTAAATATGAAGAAGACATTCTCATAAATAATCACACGACGGTGTGGGGCTCCTATTGGAAGGACGGACAGTGGGGATACAAGTGTTgtcattcatttataaag ATGTCATACTGCGTAGGAGAAGCGGGGAAATCTGTTGTAATGGATGTTCCAGAACCTTCCACTAGTACAGCAGAGAAGAAag CAGTAACAACAAAATCAGAGAAATCATCATCAGAGTCGTCAGAAAGTTCGTCATCAGAATCCGAGGTTGACACGCGGTCAAAAACAGAGAAGACAAGCAAGAAGAAGAAAAGTAAGAAGAAGGCAAAGAAGAAGAAACAGAAGAAAGAGAAAAAGAAGGAAGAGGATAAGTTGAAAAAG GCATTAGAAAAGGAGGAAAGACAACAAAAGCGTGCGGAGCACCTGCTAGCACAAGATGAGAGGAAACGTCCATACAACAGCATGGTCGAAGTCAAGGAACCAACTAGTGAAGAAATGGAAGCTTATATGATGAAGCGGAGACGGGATGAAGACCCTATGAGTCAGTTCATGTGA
- the LOC119833930 gene encoding pre-mRNA-splicing factor Slu7 isoform X2 — translation MTTTAKVAVSQILRNKDELGEEDDEPKKKSREDWRKAKELEEARKAGTAPAAVDETGKDINPHIPQYISSAPWYYGTSGPTLKHQRPQADREGQFTKLDTFYNKGVDTSSVATKYRKGACENCGAMTHKKKDCLERPRKIGAKFTNAGIAPDEFNQPNLNLSYDGKRDRWNGYDPSEHKAIIEEYQKVEEAKREMRAKKLEEDPTAVEDDDNEGEDEDKYVDEVDMPGTKVDSKQRITVRNLRIREDTAKYLRNLDLNSAYYDPKTRSMRDNPHPEAAESDYAGENFVRLSGDTASHAAAQVFAWEAQARGLDVHLLAEPTKLQLLQQDYHQKKQQFKTQVKQSVLDKYGGAEHLAAPDRALLLAQSEVFTTYNRDGTLLAAAEKQWLKSKYEEDILINNHTTVWGSYWKDGQWGYKCCHSFIKMSYCVGEAGKSVVMDVPEPSTSTAEKKVTTKSEKSSSESSESSSSESEVDTRSKTEKTSKKKKSKKKAKKKKQKKEKKKEEDKLKKALEKEERQQKRAEHLLAQDERKRPYNSMVEVKEPTSEEMEAYMMKRRRDEDPMSQFM, via the exons ATGACTACCACTGCAAAAGTAGCAGTGTCTCAGATACTACGCAATAAAGATGAATTAGGTGAAGAAGATGATGAACCTAAAAAGAAATCCAGAGAAGACTGGCGTAAGGCCAAAGAGTTGGAAGAAGCTCGAAAGGCTGGTACAGCACCTGCCGCTGTCGACGAAacag GAAAGGATATAAATCCACATATACCGCAGTACATATCATCAGCTCCATGGTACTATGGCACCTCTGGGCCCACACTTAAGCACCAGCGCCCGCAAGCAGACCGCGAAGGCCAATTTACAAAACTCGACACATTCTATAACAAGGGTGTTGATACT AGCTCAGTAGCTACCAAATATAGGAAGGGTGCATGTGAGAATTGTGGCGCAATGACACACAAGAAAAAGGATTGCCTTGAGAGGCCCAGAAAG ATTGGCGCAAAATTCACAAATGCCGGGATCGCACCAGATGAATTCAACCAGCCGAATTTAAACCTAAGTTATGACGGAAAGAGAGATAGATGGAATGGATATGATCCATCAGAGCATAAGGCTATTATAGAAGAGTATCAGAAGGTAGAGGAAGCTAAGCGGGAGATGCGAGCCAAGAAGTTGGAAGAAG ATCCAACGGCAGTGgaagatgatgataatgaaggTGAGGATGAAGACAAATATGTGGATGAAGTTGACATGCCTGGAACAAAg GTGGATTCAAAACAACGTATCACAGTGCGGAATCTGCGAATCCGTGAGGACACAGCAAAGTATCTGCGCAATCTGGACCTCAATTCAGCATACTACGATCCTAAGACCCGTTCGATGAGAGATAATCCACATCCTGAGGCTGCGGA GagcgactacgcgggcgagAACTTCGTCCGGCTGAGTGGCGACACGGCGTCGCACGCGGCCGCGCAAGTGTTCGCGTGGGAGGCGCAGGCGCGCGGCCTCGACGTGCACCTGCTGGCCGAGCCCACCAAGCTGCAGCTGCTGCAGCAGGACTACCACCAGAAGAAGCAGCAGTTCAAGACGCAG GTGAAGCAGTCCGTGCTGGACAAGTACGGCGGGGCGGAGCACCTGGCGGCGCCGGACCGCGCGCTGCTGCTGGCGCAGAGCGAGGTGTTCACCACCTACAACCGGGACGGCACGCTGCTGGCCGCCGCCGAGAAGCAGTGGCTCAA GAGTAAATATGAAGAAGACATTCTCATAAATAATCACACGACGGTGTGGGGCTCCTATTGGAAGGACGGACAGTGGGGATACAAGTGTTgtcattcatttataaag ATGTCATACTGCGTAGGAGAAGCGGGGAAATCTGTTGTAATGGATGTTCCAGAACCTTCCACTAGTACAGCAGAGAAGAAag TAACAACAAAATCAGAGAAATCATCATCAGAGTCGTCAGAAAGTTCGTCATCAGAATCCGAGGTTGACACGCGGTCAAAAACAGAGAAGACAAGCAAGAAGAAGAAAAGTAAGAAGAAGGCAAAGAAGAAGAAACAGAAGAAAGAGAAAAAGAAGGAAGAGGATAAGTTGAAAAAG GCATTAGAAAAGGAGGAAAGACAACAAAAGCGTGCGGAGCACCTGCTAGCACAAGATGAGAGGAAACGTCCATACAACAGCATGGTCGAAGTCAAGGAACCAACTAGTGAAGAAATGGAAGCTTATATGATGAAGCGGAGACGGGATGAAGACCCTATGAGTCAGTTCATGTGA